The following nucleotide sequence is from Pochonia chlamydosporia 170 chromosome 4, whole genome shotgun sequence.
GATACCTCGGTGGGCATGGGAACGATGAACTTATACACACACTCGATTGGTGTGTGCATGAAATCTGGCCATGTGTCTATTTGCTGATTGGAAGCCTCAGCGTAGCCTCTCCGCCGAACCATACTAGCCCAAAAAAAGCTGAGGATATGATGTGATCTGGTCAAGCAGCATGTTGCCGCCATCAATATTTAGGTCGATCAATCAAGTTGGTTTTGGCCCACGACGGAGTGGTAAACGTCAGGCTCAACGTTTCCCATTCAATGTTAACCTCAGTGACGATCATATGCAAGGTACTATGTAGTCCCGCCGGTGTGGAAATGGCATTCGAACGACAGATAAGGGTTACCATAATGATACTACTTGATGATATGCAGGCATCAAATGATTGGCTAGACTTGTCCATTCACAAGCTTGTGCATTGATAGAGATAATGCAAGGTGTAGTAGAACAACCTAGACATAAAAACAATGCAAGGTTGATTCTGAAACGACCAGCCTGTAAGCATAGCTTCCTGGATGAGTCTGCGGCTGGAAAAGTGAAGTCACACGAAGAAGTTTGTGCAAAACTTGGTAACATTGACACAGATTGAGATTTCTTTCAACCGTCGTCAACTTTGGATGTTGCTCACGTTGCTATCTTTGTAGGTTTCAACCGAGGTGCTTGATGCATTCCGGGCCAATCCCGACACTTCCAGCTTGGATGCGGTACAGGTACTTTTGCAGCTTGCTAAGGAAGAGTTGCGTTCTCAACAATACATAGTCTTTCATTTCTCGGCGAAGAATATTCGTCAAGACATCTGCGTTCTCGCCAAGTGGGACAGGATTGCATTATCGCGAGTTAAATTCCGAAAGCCGGAGGCTTCATTACTGTTGGTTAGAGATGCAGCTGTGCCGCGGCTCGCTATGGGAAATGCATGAAATTATCCCATATCAAGTGCCGAGGTGGAGGTTGGAGAACTGTCGCAGGTGTGTCACCAGTCGCTGTTGACAGACAGCAGCCCAGTTCTTCTATTCTTGGTGTTATATCTGTCGGCCAGTTTGCCCCGTAATCGGGATATTATCGTGGCATATAACCGGCTTGCAAACCAACACCCTTGAAAGGCATCTCTGGGCATTGTGGTCTTGTAGATGTTGTTGAAGTAAGCTTCGCGCTTTGTCACccagccaccaccactaGATTTGCCATGGCTCGGGTTCAAACGTGGCCGCCATCCACAAACTACAAACTCTCAGAATTGGGCCTTACAATCCAAACACAAGACGGTTATGGTATGTTTCCTCTGTTCTGCTATTGGGCGGTGGCAGGATTTCTCGGCGAATCTCCGTTACATAGTTGATATGCATCACCCTGACGTGCATTCGGGAGAATTAGGACGCATTGCGACGAAGCCTCGAGCCCATTGGACTATTGATCCACGTCATTGATTTTGGGCTGTATCGAGATACATCAGTGAAACTCGTTGGCCTGAGAACAAATGTTCGGCGTGGCGTTGATAGCTGTCTGGCTGCGGCCTGGACAGTGCTTCAGCCAAGCAACGGCTGACTTGTCGGCAAGATAAATGAAGAAagccttggtgttgtgtcTTCAATGGTGGATGTCCACCTCGGCATCCAATGTCACGGAATCCCACTTCATTGGTCGTCAACTGAGATGACCCATCACCCCAGACTTCCAGCAGAGACGACGTGGCGGGACGGGGCCGAGATGGCGTTGTGAAGGTTGTTGAGACCCCGCGGATGTGGCAAACGCTTGAACAGGGAACTGACTGGGAACATGGCAAGAAGGTtatttcttgccctttgctTCAATCACGGCTAATTTTTATTTGCCGAAAATGGAAGACAACCCCGGAAAATTGACACAGATATGTATCAGTTGTGCCGAGGAGAAAGAGGGCTTTCATGCAAAATACCTCGGCCGGGCTGACTGTTTGGCGTGTCTGGATGCAACCCAAGTCCTTGCAAATGAAAGAGCCGCCATGGCTCAGATGGAGAGCGGATTTGATTCTTGAGATCCCAGAGACCGATGCCAAGCCAAGCTGTACTGCGGAGGAGTAATATTTGTTGGTCGTTCCGCTAAGCTTGCTTGTTGGGTGGAGGGAGCTAGACAGCAATAAAAATAATTGTGGTTTTGCGGAGTAAAACCTGGGGTCGACTCCCCAAATGCGACGGAGTTTGCCCCAAGAAATGGAGTGCTTCCGCAAGGGTGGGAAGCTGGAGTTGGAGATATTCCCAGCCATTGGAAACCTACGAGTCGTCAAATTGCTGATCTTGGAGAGTTGGAGGAGTCTGGCATGCTTGTTTTGCGGCAGAGCTGTGAACCTGGGCTGACCACATGACGTGTCTCCGGTCTGgttccttccttctcggCGTCCGTGTCCAAATCAGTGTTTCgtcctgtctggtgcttgaggCAGGTACGACCCAATGCTGCAAGTCTTCATGCATATAATATACAGTAGCTGGGATTCAACATATTAGCTTCAAAATTCCTCCTGCATCAGTATACCACAAGCAATCTCGTATCGACTTTATCGGCCTCGGACAATTCCAACACTGCGGTCATCAAGGTGTCATGATTTCGTACAAGAAGTGAAGCAACCTACACGCGATTCAGGCGCATCCCCCACAGGAAAGACACGCACCATCCCCCTACCCAGGCGGCGGGCGGCGAACAAGATCATCTGAGAAATACCCAGTCACAACATGCCCATCCCTTGCAAGCCACCAAATCGGGGCCACATCTTGAACCCAAAACGGCCATTATGCCCGGAGCATCCTCAGCAGTTCCAGGCTCATTAGACCCGCTTCCCCGCAAGTTGCCAACATGCTAGTTCGGTGCTGTTGTGCCCAGGAGCCTCCTAATTCGTCCTCAACACACCTCAACAGACAACCGGCCGAGCATCCTGCAGGCAAATCTTCGTTCTTCGACGGCAGATGGGGCGGCGCATGCCAGTCGAGTCCTCCAAGCAACCCCCGGCCCCCACAAACACTGATGAATACTTTGCAAGGAAGCTTATTGTGAAGGTAGTACGACGGAGCAGCCCACCGGTGAGCCATCCGCCAAGTTGAGACATCTTCCCACCACGGCCCTCTCGCCCACATGAGTTACGAAATGGCGTTTGAGACAGGGTTCAAACTccttggccagccaagctaGTCTATTGGATAACTAGGAGATGTCATTATCAGTTATGCCTAGAAGCCTAGGCCTCTGTATTTGAAAAAGGCGGAACCAGAAGGACAGATGGTGTCCAAGCTGCCAAGCCCTCTTAGACTCATTTCCACTTCCTCACACACGCCACATCGAACCAGAGCTCCGGAAATCGTTCGTGCGAGGCTTTTCTTCTAGCCGTGTGTGCTACTATATCTTCCATAGCTCGCCCTCGATTCCTTCCCAACCGTTCTTCGAATCATTGACAGGCAAATCTAATACTTTCGAGCCTGTGTCTTCAAGCAAGCGTCTGTCCGCACCATCGTCTCCATCCCCAAAACAGTTACAACGGCATAGATCTCCCCTGCCACCCAGCAGGCCGCAACTATGGCGTCTCGTCCTGAGGACACAGAGAAGCAAACAGTGGAACACCAGGATCTTGCTGGCGTATCCCGCGACAAGCTTGAGAGCCAAGTTGGCGAGACGAGTGATACGGAGAGCGACTATGGGTTCACCAAAGAGGAACAGCGGAAAATTATCCGCCGGATTGACATTCGCCTGGTTTTAACCGTCGGTGCCATGTACTGCGTCAGTCTGATGGATCGCACAAACATGAGTGCTGCCAACATTGCTGGCATGAGTGTTGAGCTCAAGCTGATTGACAATCGATATGTAAGTAGGACTGCCGGGCAGAGCATCAAAAAACGGTTACTGACAATAACTCAGAACATTGCAAATTTAGTCTTCTTTGTTACATATATCATTTTCCAGCCTCCATCTACGATTCTCGTGCGAGCGATTGGACCCCGACCCCATCTTGCAGGCATTACGCTTCTTTGGGGGGCTGTAATGATTGGAATGGGTTTCGTCAAGAACTTCCCGCAGCTAGCTGCTCTCAGAGCAGTGCTCGGTCTCTTCGAGGCAGGCTTCTTCCCTAGCTGCGTTTATCTGCTCAGCACATGGTATACTCGCTGTAAGGACCAATGAACCCGATGAGCTTAGGGGCAAGAGAGATGACTAACTGTACCATTGAAACAGATGAGGTTGGCAAACGATACTCCGTATTCTACGTTGTTGGATGTGTGGCATCTGCCTTCTCCGGCATTTTGGCTTATGGTGTGAGTATCTGACTATGAATTGTTATTTTCTCTTCTATTGAAGGATGCTAATGGCATTACGTTTCGTAGCTTATGCAACTCAACGGCAAGGAGGGCCTGACGGGATGGCGATGGATCTTCATCATCGAAGGCGCAATAACCTGTGCCCTGGCAGTTGCCTCGTactggctgctggttgacTTCCCTGACTCTACTCGCAAGTCTTGGAGCTTTCTTAGCTTGCGTGAGAAGCAGTGGATCGTTAGTCGTGTACAGCGAGACAGAGGTGATGCTAAAGTTGCACCATTTAATCTCCGCAAGTTCCTTGGAGGTGGCACCGATTGGAAGATTTGGGCATATGCTATgatcttcttcaacacaaCGACGATGAGCTATGCTCTTGCCTACACCCTGCCAATTATTCTTGTTGCCAACATGGGCTTCTCTGTTGGCGCGGCCCAGTGTCTTGTTGCACCTCCCTATGCGTTTGCTGGCATTGTCATGTTCACAATGGGCTGGCTCGGAGATAAGTATCGCATTCGTGGACCCATTATTATTGGCAACATGATTCTTTGCCTTATCGGGTTACCTATTATGGGCTGGCACTCTAAGGCTGCGGTGCGATATTTTGGTGTCTTCTTAGTCACAGCAGGGGCCAACAGCAACGTTCCAACCGTGATGTCTTTCCAAGCCAATAACGTGCGCGGACAGTGGAAGCGTGCCTTTTGCAGTGCTACACTTGTAGGTTTCGGTGGTATTGGTGGTATTTGTGGCAGTCTTGTGTTCCGAGAGCAGGACAAGCTCACTGGCTACAAACCGGGCATGTACACTTGCATTGCCTGTGCTctgctcaacatcatcttggtttgcttctgtgATTTGGAGTTCCTCCGacagaacaagaaggccGACCGAGGCGAGAAGTTGTTGGAAGCTCACGATGATGATGTACGTCCAAATGCTATGACGGtgatcaagaccaaggctAACCAATCACAGGAAAACTCTGCTGGCGATTTCAGATATACCTATTAAGCCTTGACTGGATTGTGTCTGCGACTGGTGCGCGGCGGATGGATTGTCCAAGCCTGTATTGCTTTATAATACGTggagatgacgacgataaTGGGAATACAATGATGACAGGTTACTTGTGTGCTACTTTCTATGATGTGGGCAAACGGATGGCTCAATTGTGCGATGCACAAACGAACGCTTTCAATCACGTATTGTATACCACTTTCAGTTTGTCATTGTTAGCAGACTGCTACAAATACCACTCAAGTTTAGGATTGTAACGAATTAAGCTTTCCATATGCACAACCGGCTTGCAAAGAAACCACGCTTAACATGCAGATCCTCCTTTTGATTTTGTTGCCCATTGGCATTATCCTCTTCTGGGTGATAACACTTACATGTACGAGACGTGGTGTGTCGTCAACTGAAGTTCAACATGAGGCTCCAGACTCGGCCGAGCCCGGATCAGTGGCTGAaaatgaagttgatgccatgtcgAGCTTATTAGTACAGGGCGTCGAATCGGAAACGCTGCATCACCCAGAAACAGAAGCGCCACAACAACATGCTCGCAGCCCGAGAACCCCCAAAATCAACATTGTGGGAGCCCGAAATCGACAAGGCAGTCGACGACCCGTGGCTAGCCTTTTGCATGCAGGGGCACCAAGATCTACGCATCTACGCATGCGGCCCAAGTCGGCTAactcctcgtcttcatcatcgtcttcttcctgggaGTGGGGATCGTCGCCAACTTTGCACAGTCGACTAGGAGGGATACTGCGCACAGGGATTGATCCGCGAAGAGGTTCTGAGTTAGGTGCTACGAATGATCAAGGGGCCTCGGAAGATTCTAATGCCGTTTTCACGATTTCTCTTTGATCTTttggcaaggttgaggaggatggatTCTGTAGGGCTGGCTGGATTCATGTCGGTGGCTTGGCGAAGGGCGCGTGGCGCTGAGATGACCTTGTGTGTGCTGGCTGGAGGTTGAGAACCCCTTTTGCAGGACAGATGCACGTGGTCGGCTGTTGCTCATGAtgggttgacgaggacgTCTTGGACAATCGTTGGTGAGCTGATGATTGATAGGTATGTTGTTTGCGGATGGCTATGGGTATGCCGGACTATGTTCCTAGGCAAACTGTTAGTCGTGGGACAAACTACCTTGGTATTCAGAAACACATTCAAGTTGTAGCGCCTCCAGTTGGGTTTTGAAAAGTGCCTCAGGAAAAATCAGAAGCCCTCTGCGTTGTATGGTGATTAGGGGTTAATTTGTTGCCGTGGGTGGCACGGGAGCATCACTCACACATTGAAGCTCTGGATAGGGTGGTCAGTGATGGAGACAGCAGCGTGCGTGAATTTTTCGCGGGCGACACTTATAACATCGAATACAAGGTGTGAGGTACCAAACGTATACATTTGTTGCGATAGGGATATACCCATGGCGAATGTGAATGTTTTGCATGTTGCGGATcctggctgatgatgatgatgtaaAAAGGGTTCATGATAAGCTTAACATGAAGAATGCCCAGTGGCGGGCGCTTCAAGATGTTTATTTCTGTGGGTGCCGAATTGATTGGCTGGATTTTGATTGACCAAAAACCTTCAATTTCGGGTCTCTccgatgaagccaaggcaCCGAGCCTCGCAACCCTGTTCCAGGAACAAGATGGCCGTCGTTTTTCTTGGCCCAAGAGGCGGGGAAATCAGCACCAGTGAAGAACAGCGAGTTCGGAAGGGTTTGTTCTCCATATTATGATGAATGGGGTTTGTGGGGCTCGTCGAGCTGGGGAGTTTAACTGATTGACCTATTGTACTCTTCTGAATGCTGAAGGATGGTGTTTGACGGTGATTATTGCAACTAGCAGATGCACGCACCACTCTCTGaatacaccagaccagatatTACATGCAGAACATGCGTCGGCCATGTCCCCTTTCTAGCAAGATTGCACTACATGCTGCTTActgccttgatggcttggtCCTGGACACCGAAACCCACATTCAGCACCTAAATGTCTTGGTCTTCAAACTAAGACCAATGGCACAATGCACGTGTGGACAAGCCCGCCCATCTTATCGACCAGGTTCAAACAAAAGATCCCAGATTGTAATATTTCCAGTCCTTTTTGCCGGATCGGCGTGACTTTTTGCTTCAATTGAGACGGTCGCCTCCTACGCTAAGCGACCTGCACCTCGTGGTCTTTGCTGCAGTTAGGTCGTCGGCTTTCTCCGTGAAGGATCGCCAGATATGTTTAATATATAGACTGACGCGCACTGTTGGAGACTGAACATTATTCTTCGAT
It contains:
- a CDS encoding phthalate transporter (similar to Neosartorya fischeri NRRL 181 XP_001262431.1); translation: MASRPEDTEKQTVEHQDLAGVSRDKLESQVGETSDTESDYGFTKEEQRKIIRRIDIRLVLTVGAMYCVSLMDRTNMSAANIAGMSVELKLIDNRYNIANLVFFVTYIIFQPPSTILVRAIGPRPHLAGITLLWGAVMIGMGFVKNFPQLAALRAVLGLFEAGFFPSCVYLLSTWYTRYEVGKRYSVFYVVGCVASAFSGILAYGLMQLNGKEGLTGWRWIFIIEGAITCALAVASYWLLVDFPDSTRKSWSFLSLREKQWIVSRVQRDRGDAKVAPFNLRKFLGGGTDWKIWAYAMIFFNTTTMSYALAYTLPIILVANMGFSVGAAQCLVAPPYAFAGIVMFTMGWLGDKYRIRGPIIIGNMILCLIGLPIMGWHSKAAVRYFGVFLVTAGANSNVPTVMSFQANNVRGQWKRAFCSATLVGFGGIGGICGSLVFREQDKLTGYKPGMYTCIACALLNIILVCFCDLEFLRQNKKADRGEKLLEAHDDDENSAGDFRYTY